One Deinococcus sp. LM3 genomic region harbors:
- the tsaB gene encoding tRNA (adenosine(37)-N6)-threonylcarbamoyltransferase complex dimerization subunit type 1 TsaB translates to MSTAAAPAPTVILALDTATPWLTLALRWPGGERVVSREVGRAHAEQLPGAVEALFAEAGLPLRADLLIIGTGPGSYTGVRVGASYALGLARVWGAAVRGVSTLESLVSGDGPQAVSMDARKGNVYGAAYDVQAGTVTGVRHAPAKHALEDFEALTAPLPHHRDPAPDGLALLRAGLDHGVDGWELAYL, encoded by the coding sequence ATGAGTACCGCCGCTGCGCCCGCTCCCACCGTGATTCTCGCCCTGGATACCGCCACACCCTGGCTGACGCTGGCCCTGCGCTGGCCGGGCGGCGAGCGCGTGGTGTCCCGCGAGGTGGGCCGCGCGCACGCCGAACAGCTGCCCGGCGCGGTTGAAGCTCTGTTCGCGGAGGCGGGCCTGCCGCTGCGGGCCGACCTGCTGATCATCGGGACCGGCCCCGGCTCTTACACGGGCGTGCGGGTCGGCGCGAGTTACGCGCTGGGCCTCGCGCGGGTGTGGGGCGCGGCGGTGCGCGGCGTGAGCACCCTGGAGTCCCTGGTGAGCGGCGACGGCCCGCAGGCGGTCTCCATGGACGCCCGCAAGGGCAACGTGTACGGCGCGGCGTACGACGTGCAGGCCGGCACGGTGACCGGGGTGCGCCACGCACCTGCCAAGCACGCCCTGGAGGACTTCGAGGCCCTGACCGCTCCCCTGCCCCACCACCGCGACCCCGCCCCGGACGGACTGGCCCTGCTGCGCGCCGGACTGGATCACGGCGTGGACGGCTGGGAACTGGCGTACCTGTAG
- a CDS encoding citrate/2-methylcitrate synthase — protein sequence MTNIAKGLEGVLFTESKLTFINGTEGILTHLGIPIQEWAENSTFEELSLALLNGQLPTAAQLATFDADLKANRAIPDALAQVIRDMPRGVHPMQALRTAVSYLGLLDPQSEDTSAEARRAISVRMIAQFSTIIAAINRAQEGQEIVAPRMDLTHAGNFLYMLTGKEPTPEQARLFDIALVLHVDHGMNASTFTAIATSSTLSDMYSCMTSAIGALKGPLHGGANEAVMDMLDEVGTPDRAEAYINAKLDAKSKIMGVGHRVYKYFDPRSRVLRDYAEVVANKEGKSNYYQILETIEKVVVDRIGSKGIYPNVDFYSGTVYSDLGIRKEFFTPIFALARISGWCASVIEYTGDNRLLRPDAVYTGATDAHYVQLQDRQ from the coding sequence ATGACGAACATCGCCAAAGGACTCGAAGGCGTCCTCTTCACGGAGAGCAAACTCACGTTTATCAACGGGACCGAAGGCATCCTGACCCACCTGGGTATTCCCATTCAGGAATGGGCCGAGAACAGCACCTTCGAGGAACTGTCCCTCGCCCTGCTGAACGGACAGCTGCCCACCGCTGCGCAGCTCGCCACCTTCGACGCGGACCTGAAAGCCAACCGCGCCATTCCCGACGCGCTCGCGCAGGTCATCCGTGACATGCCGCGCGGCGTGCACCCCATGCAGGCGCTGCGCACCGCCGTGTCGTACCTGGGTCTGCTGGACCCGCAGTCCGAGGACACCAGCGCCGAGGCCCGCCGCGCCATCTCGGTGCGCATGATCGCGCAGTTCTCGACCATCATCGCCGCCATCAACCGCGCGCAGGAAGGCCAGGAGATCGTCGCGCCCCGCATGGACCTGACGCACGCCGGGAACTTCCTGTACATGCTGACCGGCAAGGAACCCACCCCCGAGCAGGCCCGCCTGTTCGACATCGCGCTCGTGCTGCACGTGGATCACGGCATGAACGCCAGCACCTTCACCGCCATCGCCACCAGCAGCACCCTGTCGGACATGTACTCCTGCATGACCAGCGCCATCGGCGCCCTGAAAGGCCCGCTGCACGGCGGCGCGAACGAGGCTGTCATGGACATGCTCGACGAGGTCGGCACCCCCGACCGGGCCGAGGCTTACATCAACGCCAAGCTGGACGCCAAGTCCAAGATCATGGGCGTCGGTCACCGCGTGTACAAGTACTTCGACCCCCGTAGCCGCGTCCTGCGCGACTACGCCGAAGTGGTCGCCAACAAGGAAGGCAAGAGCAACTACTACCAGATCCTCGAAACCATCGAGAAGGTCGTCGTGGACCGCATCGGGTCCAAGGGCATCTACCCGAACGTGGACTTCTACAGCGGCACCGTGTACAGCGACCTGGGCATCCGCAAGGAGTTCTTCACGCCCATCTTCGCGCTGGCCCGCATCAGCGGCTGGTGCGCCAGCGTGATCGAGTACACCGGCGACAACCGCCTGCTGCGCCCCGACGCCGTGTACACCGGCGCCACCGACGCGCACTACGTGCAACTGCAAGACCGCCAGTAA
- a CDS encoding site-2 protease family protein translates to MGLISLLTSNPTAFVIIAAALVLSLAFHEFAHAYTADRLGDPTPRRYGRVTLNPIKHLDPFGTLLMLLVGFGFARPVPINPNNLGRWGTMWVSAAGPLSNLLIAVVCAVLLKVLPLTSLTYTILMTVLSINVVLAVFNLIPIPLLDGSRILGAIVPSLGRALNQFEAQPFSFLIVMGFILLFQGQIGGIIRTVQAWVIGFIGV, encoded by the coding sequence ATGGGTCTCATCTCTCTGCTGACCAGCAACCCGACCGCGTTCGTGATCATCGCGGCGGCGCTGGTCCTGTCCCTCGCCTTTCACGAGTTCGCGCACGCGTACACGGCAGACCGCCTGGGTGACCCGACGCCCCGCCGCTACGGGCGCGTGACCCTGAACCCCATCAAGCACCTCGATCCGTTCGGGACGCTGCTGATGCTGCTGGTGGGGTTCGGCTTCGCGCGGCCCGTGCCGATCAACCCGAACAACCTGGGCCGCTGGGGCACCATGTGGGTGTCGGCGGCCGGCCCTCTGAGCAACCTGCTGATCGCCGTGGTGTGCGCCGTGCTGCTGAAGGTGCTGCCGCTGACCAGCCTGACGTACACGATCCTGATGACGGTCCTGAGCATCAACGTGGTGCTGGCGGTGTTCAACCTGATTCCGATTCCGCTGCTGGACGGCAGCCGCATCCTGGGCGCGATCGTGCCGTCGCTGGGCCGCGCGCTGAATCAGTTCGAGGCGCAGCCGTTCAGCTTCCTGATCGTGATGGGCTTCATCCTGCTGTTCCAGGGGCAGATCGGCGGGATCATCCGCACGGTGCAGGCGTGGGTGATCGGGTTCATCGGCGTCTGA
- a CDS encoding CCA tRNA nucleotidyltransferase, whose protein sequence is MKPRSAEGAAQAVWEALRPEDRAWLLSVAAQADPGGAALVGGAVRDALLGVTPLDLDVVLPDADMEALAGATGLPFVFHPAFGNATVTLPDGRAADLVRARREVYPVPGGNPLPQPGSLTDDLRRRDFSLNALALHLSPAGEGTLLDVTGGLEDLRARQLRPLHGDSLREDASRLVRGARLAARLGLSAAPELLAQVPDALDMAGRTPRLWAELRLLLHEPRPGRAAGVLRGWGAGALLPDTELLDALDARRDAGATLPMHAYAAALLHAAPDPEGLAERLSLGDRPGALLGRALSDTHFPDGTPERELRALLRPHAHQPLTGKDVLALGVPPGRAVGEALAHLAGLRRAGTLDSADAERAALKAFLATKAR, encoded by the coding sequence ATGAAACCTCGTTCCGCTGAGGGCGCAGCGCAGGCCGTCTGGGAGGCGCTGCGTCCGGAGGACCGGGCGTGGCTGCTGAGCGTGGCGGCGCAGGCGGATCCGGGCGGCGCGGCGCTGGTGGGCGGCGCGGTGCGCGACGCGCTGCTGGGCGTGACCCCGCTGGACCTAGACGTGGTGCTGCCGGACGCGGACATGGAGGCACTGGCGGGCGCGACGGGGTTGCCGTTCGTGTTCCACCCGGCGTTCGGGAACGCGACCGTGACCCTGCCGGACGGCCGCGCGGCGGATCTGGTGCGGGCACGGCGCGAGGTGTACCCGGTGCCGGGCGGGAATCCGCTGCCACAGCCGGGCTCGCTGACCGACGACCTGCGGAGGCGGGATTTCAGCCTGAACGCGCTGGCGCTGCACCTCTCCCCGGCTGGAGAGGGCACGCTGCTGGACGTGACGGGCGGCCTGGAGGACTTGCGGGCGCGGCAGCTACGGCCCCTGCACGGCGACTCGCTGCGCGAGGATGCCAGCCGACTGGTGCGCGGGGCGAGGCTGGCGGCGCGGCTGGGCCTGAGCGCCGCGCCGGAGTTACTGGCACAGGTGCCAGACGCTCTGGACATGGCCGGGCGCACCCCCCGGCTGTGGGCGGAACTGCGGCTGCTGCTGCACGAGCCCCGGCCGGGCCGCGCGGCAGGTGTGCTGCGCGGGTGGGGGGCAGGGGCGCTGCTGCCGGACACGGAGCTGCTGGACGCCCTGGACGCCCGGCGGGACGCAGGGGCGACCCTGCCCATGCACGCCTACGCGGCGGCGCTGCTGCACGCCGCGCCGGACCCGGAAGGGCTGGCAGAGCGCCTGAGCCTGGGCGACCGGCCGGGGGCGCTGCTGGGGCGCGCCCTGTCCGATACCCACTTCCCGGACGGCACGCCGGAACGCGAACTGCGCGCCCTGCTGCGCCCACACGCACACCAACCCCTGACCGGGAAGGACGTGCTGGCACTGGGCGTCCCGCCGGGCCGGGCGGTGGGTGAGGCGCTGGCCCATCTGGCTGGCCTGCGCCGCGCCGGGACGCTGGACAGCGCCGACGCCGAGCGCGCCGCCCTGAAAGCGTTCCTGGCGACGAAAGCCCGCTAG
- a CDS encoding hemolysin III family protein, whose product MRFLTAPREPVNALTHWGGALAALIVLGPLLSWANSRGLTLWPFVVFSVSMVALYAASASYHSFSPSERGLLWLRKLDHAGIFLLIAGTYTPVAYFGLQGPWQAAVLWLIWGIALSGITLKLVTMSLPRWISTALYLGMGWLAVAFLPQLARNLPAAAIFWLAAGGVLYSIGAVVYGTKRWNPRPGVFGFHEIWHLFVLAGTAAHVVMMFTLR is encoded by the coding sequence ATGCGCTTCCTGACCGCCCCCCGCGAACCCGTGAACGCCCTGACCCACTGGGGCGGCGCGCTCGCCGCGCTGATCGTGCTGGGGCCCCTGCTGAGCTGGGCGAACAGCCGGGGCCTGACCCTGTGGCCGTTCGTGGTGTTCAGCGTCAGCATGGTCGCCCTGTACGCCGCCAGCGCCAGCTACCACTCCTTCAGCCCCAGCGAACGCGGCCTGCTGTGGCTCCGCAAACTCGACCACGCCGGGATCTTCCTGCTGATCGCCGGCACGTACACCCCGGTCGCTTACTTCGGCCTTCAGGGACCCTGGCAGGCCGCCGTCCTGTGGCTCATCTGGGGCATCGCCCTGAGCGGCATCACCCTGAAACTCGTCACCATGAGCCTCCCGCGCTGGATCAGCACCGCCCTGTACCTCGGCATGGGCTGGCTGGCCGTGGCGTTCCTGCCACAACTGGCCCGCAACCTCCCGGCCGCCGCCATCTTCTGGCTCGCGGCAGGCGGCGTGCTGTACTCCATCGGGGCCGTCGTGTACGGCACGAAACGCTGGAACCCCCGACCCGGCGTGTTCGGCTTCCACGAGATCTGGCACCTGTTCGTGCTGGCCGGCACCGCCGCGCACGTCGTGATGATGTTCACCCTGCGCTGA
- a CDS encoding PEGA domain-containing protein has translation MTVRGMKGRGAGGRGWAGLILAGLLVGCVPAPLRAQPDARLSVSAAPALPAAQPVTGEQGLYRPPGPGALRVQSDRAAFLTSVVLPATGGALVQPTVRAAAGVPVTVALPGTLGFTQVFTVASLEPLNLGSAAGARSVSEVARAVEAAAASLPRGSYTVATTVYRVEPLGTLRVSASPAGAQVSVNGRAVGAAPVTLTDLPEGQVTVGVSLGGYQPFTQRVTVRADVTTEVAARLRPVTGTLSARSDVPASVLVEGQPVGATPLDLAVRPGVFSVNVVPADRALRAQNLLVRVNASRVSALVCSVTGGQYRCEIR, from the coding sequence ATGACGGTTCGGGGCATGAAGGGTCGGGGCGCGGGTGGACGGGGGTGGGCCGGGTTGATCCTGGCCGGATTGCTGGTGGGCTGCGTGCCCGCCCCACTGCGGGCGCAGCCGGATGCCCGGCTGTCCGTGAGCGCCGCACCGGCCCTGCCCGCCGCGCAGCCCGTGACGGGCGAACAGGGCCTGTACCGCCCGCCGGGTCCGGGGGCACTGCGGGTGCAGTCGGACCGCGCGGCGTTCCTGACCAGCGTGGTTCTGCCCGCGACGGGCGGGGCGCTGGTGCAGCCGACCGTGCGCGCGGCGGCGGGCGTGCCGGTCACGGTGGCGCTCCCCGGCACGCTGGGGTTCACGCAGGTGTTCACGGTCGCCAGCCTGGAACCCCTGAACCTGGGGAGCGCGGCGGGCGCACGCAGCGTGTCCGAGGTGGCCCGCGCCGTCGAGGCGGCGGCGGCCAGCCTGCCGCGCGGGTCTTACACGGTCGCAACGACCGTCTACCGCGTCGAGCCGCTGGGCACGCTGCGGGTGTCGGCGTCCCCGGCGGGCGCGCAGGTCAGCGTGAACGGCCGCGCGGTCGGCGCGGCGCCCGTCACGTTGACGGACCTGCCGGAGGGGCAGGTGACGGTGGGCGTGTCGCTGGGCGGTTACCAGCCGTTCACGCAGCGCGTGACGGTGCGCGCCGACGTCACCACCGAGGTCGCGGCGCGACTGCGACCCGTGACCGGCACCCTGAGCGCGCGCAGCGACGTGCCTGCCAGTGTGCTCGTCGAGGGACAGCCTGTCGGCGCGACCCCGCTGGACCTCGCGGTGCGGCCCGGCGTGTTCTCTGTGAACGTGGTTCCCGCCGACCGCGCCCTGAGGGCGCAGAACCTGCTGGTGCGCGTGAACGCCAGCCGCGTGTCGGCGCTGGTGTGCAGCGTCACGGGCGGCCAGTACCGCTGCGAGATCCGCTGA
- a CDS encoding PQQ-binding-like beta-propeller repeat protein, protein MTLAGFTQAPAQQTPTQTAPKVAVFKELRVISGVTVSPSGDLTFVGSDARVRRTDATGSEKWSFLTGDIGRAYPVVTPQGVTIAASYDDHVYALDPGGKLLWKTKLDGDIFATPALRPDGSVIVATAGGTVHALDAAGKTLWTFKVGAPVFSSPAVAADGTIYFGAQNSRMHALSPDGRLKWTYAAGSLVFSSPAIGADGSVYFGSSDRRLHALSPDGKPRWTHLTNLFVNASPIVTSGGLVVVGSYDGNVYAVNTTGELEWTYRAGAGIAGTAAELSDGSVIVPDLSGTVHAIGKAGQGLWQIRTGKKIDLGVSVSDQGSVYFVTDGGGLNILQKQRPLAVAPWPTFHATPTAWGRAHSEAELQAQAQVRRAAATAVISAPKPAPPVAVTPAPQPVTPRPTTPAPTTPAPRPTVPAPVTPAPATPAPVTPAPVTPAPVTPPQPARTPAQLAQDAAARARSADGQVFLPLTEAAGALGVGVQNVTVRTATLTLGADRVPVTVRTFGREVFVPLAALGDLPGTRARLDRGAVIFTRGTQEVRFPLSVAKLVPLQGKPEFLGPLQKS, encoded by the coding sequence ATGACACTGGCTGGTTTCACTCAGGCCCCTGCCCAGCAGACCCCCACCCAGACCGCCCCCAAGGTCGCGGTGTTCAAGGAACTGCGCGTCATCTCCGGCGTGACCGTCAGCCCCAGCGGCGACCTGACCTTCGTCGGCTCGGACGCCCGCGTGCGCCGCACCGACGCCACCGGCAGCGAGAAATGGTCGTTCCTGACCGGCGACATCGGCCGCGCCTACCCGGTCGTGACGCCGCAGGGCGTGACCATCGCCGCCTCGTACGACGACCACGTGTACGCCCTGGACCCCGGCGGCAAACTGCTGTGGAAGACCAAACTCGACGGTGACATCTTCGCCACGCCCGCCCTGCGTCCCGACGGCAGCGTGATCGTCGCCACGGCTGGCGGCACCGTCCACGCCCTGGACGCCGCCGGGAAGACCCTGTGGACCTTCAAGGTCGGCGCGCCCGTGTTCAGCAGCCCGGCCGTCGCCGCCGACGGCACCATCTACTTCGGGGCGCAGAACAGCCGCATGCACGCCCTGAGCCCCGACGGCCGCCTGAAATGGACCTACGCGGCCGGTTCGCTGGTGTTCAGCAGCCCCGCCATCGGCGCGGACGGCAGCGTGTACTTCGGGTCCAGCGACCGCCGCCTGCACGCCCTGAGCCCCGACGGCAAGCCCCGCTGGACCCACCTGACCAACCTGTTCGTGAACGCCAGCCCCATCGTCACCAGCGGCGGCCTGGTCGTGGTCGGCAGTTACGACGGCAACGTGTACGCCGTGAACACCACCGGCGAACTCGAATGGACCTACCGGGCCGGGGCGGGCATCGCCGGAACGGCCGCCGAACTGAGCGACGGCAGCGTGATCGTCCCGGACCTGTCCGGCACCGTCCACGCTATCGGCAAGGCCGGGCAGGGCCTGTGGCAGATCCGCACCGGCAAGAAGATCGACCTGGGTGTCAGCGTGAGTGACCAGGGCAGCGTGTACTTCGTGACCGACGGCGGCGGCCTGAACATCCTGCAAAAGCAGCGGCCGCTGGCTGTGGCCCCCTGGCCCACCTTCCACGCCACGCCCACCGCCTGGGGCCGCGCGCACAGCGAGGCCGAACTGCAGGCGCAGGCGCAGGTCCGCCGCGCCGCCGCCACCGCCGTCATCAGCGCCCCGAAACCGGCCCCGCCAGTCGCCGTGACGCCCGCCCCGCAGCCGGTCACGCCCAGGCCCACCACCCCGGCCCCCACCACCCCGGCTCCCAGGCCCACTGTTCCGGCACCTGTTACGCCGGCTCCAGCGACCCCAGCTCCAGTCACCCCGGCTCCAGTAACCCCAGCTCCGGTCACGCCGCCCCAGCCTGCACGCACGCCCGCGCAACTGGCGCAGGACGCCGCCGCCCGCGCCCGCAGCGCCGACGGACAGGTGTTCCTGCCGCTGACCGAGGCCGCCGGGGCGCTGGGCGTGGGCGTGCAGAACGTCACGGTCCGCACCGCCACCCTGACGCTCGGCGCGGACCGGGTGCCGGTCACGGTCCGGACCTTCGGCCGCGAGGTCTTCGTGCCGCTCGCCGCGCTCGGGGACCTGCCCGGCACCCGCGCCCGCCTGGATCGCGGCGCAGTGATCTTCACGCGCGGCACCCAGGAGGTCCGCTTCCCGCTGAGTGTCGCGAAACTCGTGCCGCTTCAGGGCAAACCCGAATTCCTGGGACCCCTCCAGAAATCCTGA
- a CDS encoding MBL fold metallo-hydrolase — protein sequence MTAEPASPLLTHVLGDLHALQVPIPYPMKYVTVLIDRPAGGPVTMIDTALDTPEARQAIEDGLGALGLHWADVDRVIITHHHPDHYGLAGVVEERSGASVHMLDVEIGRGERYWHLWEEWLPGHLKHMRDHGLPAESLNDMGADNRRGRERVHPAARVQPLREGQHVTLSGLEWEVLWLPGHADGHLGLWNEQQSVLIAGDAILPRISPNVGLYAYTRPDPLGDYLQTLGKLEALNPARAVVGHHGPVMEGVQARARELRGHHHERLDFMKAEAAREARSAYDLSLVMFNRELNVSGRRFALAETLAHLEHLRLLGQLYRTWNEPRGVWLYHA from the coding sequence ATGACTGCCGAACCCGCCTCCCCGCTGCTGACCCATGTCCTGGGCGACCTGCACGCCCTTCAGGTCCCGATCCCGTACCCCATGAAGTACGTGACGGTCCTGATCGACCGGCCAGCGGGGGGGCCGGTCACGATGATCGACACGGCGCTCGACACGCCCGAGGCGCGGCAGGCCATCGAGGACGGGCTGGGCGCGCTGGGCCTGCACTGGGCGGACGTGGACCGCGTGATCATCACGCACCACCACCCGGATCACTACGGACTGGCGGGCGTGGTCGAGGAACGCAGCGGCGCGTCCGTGCACATGCTGGACGTCGAGATCGGGCGCGGCGAACGCTACTGGCACCTGTGGGAGGAGTGGCTGCCCGGCCACCTCAAGCACATGCGCGACCACGGCCTGCCCGCCGAGTCCCTGAACGACATGGGCGCCGACAACCGCCGGGGCCGCGAGCGGGTCCACCCGGCCGCCCGCGTGCAGCCGCTGCGCGAGGGGCAGCACGTCACGCTCTCGGGCCTGGAATGGGAGGTGCTGTGGCTGCCGGGTCACGCGGACGGGCACCTGGGGCTGTGGAACGAGCAGCAGAGCGTGCTGATCGCCGGGGACGCCATCCTGCCGCGCATCAGTCCGAACGTGGGCCTGTACGCGTACACCCGCCCGGACCCGCTGGGCGACTACCTGCAGACGCTGGGGAAACTGGAGGCGCTGAACCCGGCCCGCGCGGTCGTCGGGCATCACGGGCCGGTCATGGAGGGCGTGCAGGCCCGCGCGCGGGAACTGCGTGGCCATCACCACGAGCGGCTGGATTTCATGAAGGCCGAGGCGGCCCGCGAGGCCCGCAGCGCCTACGACCTGTCGCTGGTCATGTTCAACCGCGAACTGAACGTCAGCGGTCGCCGTTTCGCGCTGGCCGAGACGCTGGCGCACCTGGAGCACCTGCGCCTGCTGGGGCAGCTGTACCGCACCTGGAACGAACCGCGCGGCGTGTGGCTGTACCACGCGTAA
- the guaB gene encoding IMP dehydrogenase yields the protein MSAPATPVPAAQGSDRFAYKFAQEGITFDDVLLQPRHSQVLPHEVNIEAQLTRRVRLNIPFLSAAMDTVTETNMAVAMAREGGIGVVHKNMPIDAQAEMIRKVKRSESGMIVDPITLPPHAPVADAERLMGEYRISGVPITDPNGKLLGIITNRDMRFIEDMHTPIADVMTRENLITVPVGTTLEEAQEIFKRHRIEKLLVTDADHTLRGLITIKDLTKRVKYPRAAKDSLGRLRVAAAIGVGADLMDRAGALVQAGVDVLVLDSAHGHSQGILNALSRVKEAFDVDVIAGNVATRAGTRDLILAGADAVKVGIGPGSICTTRVVTGVGVPQITAIFEASAAAMEAGIPIIADGGIKQTGDVPKAIAAGANVVMMGSMLAGTDESPGESILRDGRRYKSYRGMGSMGAMDQGSADRYFQSGSRKFVPEGIEGIVAYKGTAGEVIYQFVGGLKSSMGYCGAPDLQTLRDEAQFVRITGASLVESHPHGVTITKEAPNYGGR from the coding sequence ATGAGTGCGCCTGCCACGCCCGTCCCCGCTGCCCAGGGCAGTGACCGTTTCGCCTACAAGTTCGCGCAGGAGGGCATCACCTTCGATGACGTGCTGCTGCAACCCCGGCACTCGCAGGTGCTGCCGCACGAGGTGAACATCGAGGCGCAGCTGACCCGCCGCGTCCGGCTGAACATCCCGTTCCTGTCGGCCGCCATGGACACCGTCACCGAGACGAACATGGCGGTCGCCATGGCCCGCGAGGGCGGTATCGGCGTGGTGCACAAGAACATGCCCATCGACGCGCAGGCCGAGATGATCCGCAAGGTCAAACGCTCCGAGAGCGGCATGATCGTGGACCCCATCACGCTGCCCCCGCACGCGCCCGTCGCGGACGCCGAGCGCCTGATGGGCGAGTACCGCATCAGCGGTGTGCCCATCACCGACCCGAACGGGAAACTGCTGGGCATCATCACCAACCGCGACATGCGCTTTATCGAGGACATGCACACGCCCATCGCGGACGTCATGACCCGCGAGAACCTGATCACCGTGCCGGTCGGGACCACCCTGGAAGAAGCGCAGGAGATCTTCAAGCGCCACCGCATCGAGAAACTGCTCGTCACGGACGCCGACCACACCCTGCGCGGCCTGATCACCATCAAGGACCTGACCAAACGCGTGAAGTACCCGCGCGCCGCCAAGGACAGCCTGGGCCGCCTGCGCGTCGCGGCCGCCATCGGTGTGGGCGCCGACCTGATGGACCGCGCCGGGGCGCTCGTGCAGGCCGGCGTGGACGTGCTGGTGCTCGACAGCGCCCACGGGCACAGCCAGGGCATCCTGAACGCCCTGAGCCGCGTGAAGGAAGCCTTCGACGTGGACGTGATCGCCGGGAACGTCGCCACGCGCGCCGGCACCCGCGACCTGATCCTGGCCGGCGCGGACGCCGTGAAGGTCGGCATCGGGCCGGGCAGCATCTGCACCACCCGCGTCGTGACCGGCGTGGGCGTCCCGCAGATCACCGCGATCTTCGAGGCCAGCGCCGCCGCCATGGAAGCCGGGATTCCGATCATCGCGGACGGCGGCATCAAGCAGACCGGCGACGTGCCCAAGGCCATCGCGGCGGGCGCGAACGTGGTCATGATGGGCAGCATGCTGGCCGGCACCGACGAGAGCCCCGGCGAGAGCATCCTGCGCGACGGCCGCCGCTACAAGAGCTACCGGGGCATGGGCAGCATGGGCGCCATGGACCAGGGCAGCGCCGACCGCTACTTCCAGAGCGGCAGCCGCAAGTTCGTGCCCGAGGGCATCGAGGGCATCGTGGCGTACAAGGGCACGGCGGGCGAGGTCATCTACCAGTTCGTGGGCGGCCTGAAAAGCTCGATGGGCTACTGCGGCGCGCCGGACCTCCAGACGCTGCGCGACGAGGCTCAGTTCGTGCGGATCACCGGGGCCAGCCTGGTGGAGAGCCACCCGCACGGCGTGACCATCACCAAGGAAGCACCCAACTACGGCGGTCGCTGA